A genomic window from Gambusia affinis linkage group LG16, SWU_Gaff_1.0, whole genome shotgun sequence includes:
- the LOC122846160 gene encoding cytochrome c oxidase assembly factor 8 has product MANKAAATWRSVSGFLLPPLRLHRMSGASSRLCSSEEEKPLKISASRPEPSSTYDWIGPPNPLSNLRPIVYRVSENESDLEKQLRKLRQETEDWNHVFWTRQNVSFSKEKEAFIISQLKAKGLNLHGEDGRRHSLSSEEMAVFYKSFLDKNRVRHADYNREWYRRNFTITLLMARIALSDIWSTVTEKYRKKKNSTPTI; this is encoded by the exons ATGGCAAACAAAGCAGCGGCGACATGGAGGAGCGTCAGTGGCTTCTTGCTGCCCCCTTTGCGGCTGCACCGGATGTCAGGAGCCAGCAGTCGGCTCTGTAGTTCCGAGGAGGAAAAACCTTTAAAG ATATCGGCATCAAGGCCAGAGCCCAGCTCCACATATGATTGGATCGGTCCCCCAAACCCTCTGTCAAACCTGCGACCCATTGTCTACCGCGTCAGTGAGAACGAGTCTGATCTGGAAAAGCAGCTGAGAAAACTGAGGCAGGAGACTGAGGACTGGAATCACGTGTTCTGGACCAGGCAGAACGTCAGCTTCAGCAAG GAAAAAGAAGCTTTCATCATCTCACAGCTGAAGGCAAAAGGCTTGAATTTGCATGGAGAAGATg GAAGACGGCATTCCCTAAGCAGTGAAGAGATGGCTGTGTTTTACAAAAGCTTCTTGGACAAAAACAGAGTGCGGCATGCCGATTACAACAG AGAGTGGTACAGACGTAACTTCACCATCACTTTACTCATGGCTCGAATTGCCCTCAGCGACATCTGGAGCACTGTAACCGAAAAATATcgcaagaagaaaaacagcactccaacaatttaa